The following coding sequences lie in one Candidatus Nitrospira allomarina genomic window:
- a CDS encoding FAD-dependent oxidoreductase, with protein sequence MSLNIIIVGGVAGGASAAAKARRTNEAAHIEMYEKGPYVSFANCGLPYYVGKTIPDRDDLLVQTPERFWKRFRVKVHVLHEVLHIDRTAKCVQVKNLVTLEITSHSYDTLILAPGAGAIMPDIPGIHARNIFTVKTVPDSDAIKTFLASQPSQQALVIGGGFIGLETAEALMGLGLAVTIIEKAPQILPSFDQDMATLVAHHLQEKEAKIIAGDGINGFRQEGDLAKEAQLESGTRLPMDLAILSIGIRPELKLARGAGLKIGSAGGIAVNTRQQTSDPNIYAAGDAVETLHLVTGQHARISLAGPANKQGRVAGANAAGGDLQFHGALGTAIVESMGIAAAKTGLSAHEAEAYGLNYFVSLTHPLDHAEYYPGAEALHMKLVVEQQTGKLLGAQIVGDQGVDKRIDVLATAIHAKLNVQDLEQLDLAYAPQFNSAKGPVIMAGFVAANTLRGEVNTLTGKELLKKLETNPALQLLDVRTTDEYQEAHIPHARIPVDELRDHLQQLDPSQETVVYCRVGLRGYLAARILLQHGFTHVFNLTGGYSSFPH encoded by the coding sequence ATTGTCGGTGGAGTGGCCGGCGGGGCGAGCGCGGCCGCTAAGGCGCGCCGAACCAACGAAGCAGCACATATTGAGATGTATGAAAAGGGGCCCTATGTATCCTTTGCCAACTGTGGTCTCCCGTATTATGTGGGAAAGACCATTCCGGATCGTGATGACCTTCTGGTCCAAACCCCGGAGCGGTTTTGGAAACGATTCAGGGTCAAGGTCCACGTGTTACACGAAGTCCTTCACATAGACCGAACGGCGAAATGCGTACAGGTAAAAAACTTGGTGACTCTAGAAATCACTTCTCACTCCTATGACACACTCATTCTGGCACCCGGTGCCGGGGCAATCATGCCCGATATACCTGGGATTCACGCCAGGAATATCTTTACCGTTAAAACCGTTCCTGACTCTGATGCCATTAAAACCTTTCTCGCCAGCCAGCCTTCTCAGCAGGCCTTGGTTATTGGAGGAGGGTTTATTGGACTGGAAACGGCCGAAGCCCTGATGGGTCTTGGATTGGCCGTGACGATCATAGAAAAAGCCCCTCAAATTCTGCCTTCTTTTGATCAGGACATGGCCACTTTGGTCGCACATCACCTCCAAGAAAAAGAAGCGAAGATTATTGCGGGTGACGGGATCAACGGATTTCGGCAGGAGGGAGACCTCGCAAAAGAAGCCCAATTGGAAAGTGGAACACGGCTGCCGATGGACCTCGCCATTCTTTCGATCGGCATCAGACCAGAACTCAAGCTTGCCAGAGGGGCGGGCCTTAAAATCGGGTCAGCCGGAGGCATTGCCGTGAATACACGACAGCAAACCTCTGACCCTAATATTTATGCAGCGGGTGATGCGGTCGAAACGCTGCATCTGGTGACTGGCCAACACGCAAGAATTTCTTTAGCCGGCCCCGCCAATAAGCAGGGGAGGGTCGCTGGAGCCAATGCTGCCGGCGGTGACCTACAGTTTCATGGTGCACTGGGAACGGCGATTGTTGAAAGCATGGGCATCGCCGCTGCCAAAACGGGATTAAGCGCACACGAAGCCGAGGCCTATGGGTTGAATTATTTCGTTTCCCTCACCCACCCCTTGGATCACGCAGAGTATTATCCTGGAGCAGAAGCGCTGCACATGAAATTAGTCGTCGAGCAACAGACGGGGAAATTGTTAGGTGCTCAAATTGTGGGTGATCAGGGCGTCGATAAACGCATTGATGTGTTGGCCACCGCCATACATGCCAAATTGAACGTCCAGGATTTGGAACAATTGGATTTGGCCTATGCCCCTCAATTTAATTCGGCCAAAGGACCAGTCATTATGGCAGGTTTCGTCGCCGCCAATACGCTACGAGGTGAGGTCAACACGCTCACGGGCAAAGAATTACTGAAGAAATTAGAAACGAATCCTGCTCTCCAATTATTAGATGTCCGGACCACGGACGAATATCAAGAAGCTCACATTCCCCATGCCCGCATTCCCGTGGATGAACTGAGAGATCATCTTCAGCAACTGGATCCCTCTCAGGAAACCGTCGTCTATTGTCGTGTCGGATTACGCGGGTATCTCGCCGCACGCATTCTCCTCCAGCATGGCTTCACCCATGTATTCAACCTCACCGGTGGCTATTCAAGCTTCCCTCACTAA
- a CDS encoding response regulator — protein sequence MEQTASQSRTAAMFSGQASLGRILVVDDEPDVRKVVRLSLEKAGYNVIEAEDGQQAVQEIKREENPLLLDVILTDIRMPKLNGVEAIQFFQNEFPHVSLIVLTGFPDLTMATSLMKNGIIDYLVKPVEKEKLLTAVAKAMEQRELNHL from the coding sequence ATGGAACAAACAGCCAGTCAATCTCGAACGGCGGCAATGTTTAGCGGTCAAGCCTCTTTGGGCCGGATCTTGGTAGTCGATGACGAACCGGATGTTCGCAAAGTTGTGAGGTTGTCATTGGAGAAAGCCGGATACAACGTGATTGAGGCCGAAGACGGTCAACAGGCTGTGCAAGAAATCAAACGTGAAGAAAACCCTCTTTTGCTGGACGTAATTCTCACCGACATCCGAATGCCCAAACTGAATGGAGTTGAGGCTATTCAGTTTTTTCAAAATGAATTCCCCCATGTATCGTTGATTGTGCTGACCGGATTCCCGGATTTAACGATGGCCACATCCTTGATGAAGAATGGGATTATTGATTATTTGGTCAAACCGGTTGAAAAAGAGAAACTTCTGACTGCGGTTGCGAAGGCCATGGAACAACGGGAGCTCAACCATCTATAA
- a CDS encoding cytochrome c: protein MTHTRNVHFRTQGHVLVLTVGVLLYILFPGPLFAADGKDAKSLISHTCSTCHKFQGEGESRFNLKAPDLMWGGSKFQRDWLIKWLTGKEPMLYAKSYRWDQGQQPDQHMAVSQQEAEGLVDYFETHLQDPRVKPGSIDMSTFSKQEAKFGEEIFIQHSCIGCHQIMVDGKKTGGPQSASFFNSGKRLKADWIYRFNSDPPDFVPHSGEFVGDVSALGLRYVTGFIATRGNEDFPYYEPWKSADFNHPNIENGAKIYQEYCAQCHGAEGKGDGPAASGLEPKPAVHANIPFEKIPLDYLYNVIYYGGKAVGKSSMMPYWGLTIGGTEGVSDVIAYLKTTFKGGPEMAGTTSSSGGPLGVCPQPRNTKQAPGKFRHMTSPLPASQEHIKAGETLYHETAQPLACKQCHGDKGDGQGPMGAALIPHPRNFTCGETMKDISDGQLYWIIKNGSAGTGMMAFSGMPDNQIWQVIQYIRTLAR, encoded by the coding sequence ATGACTCACACGAGGAATGTCCACTTTAGAACTCAAGGCCATGTTCTCGTACTCACGGTGGGCGTCCTTCTTTATATTCTTTTTCCCGGTCCTCTTTTTGCCGCTGACGGAAAAGATGCAAAATCCCTGATCAGCCACACCTGTTCGACCTGTCATAAGTTTCAGGGCGAGGGGGAGAGCCGCTTTAACTTAAAGGCTCCGGATCTCATGTGGGGGGGCAGCAAGTTTCAGCGGGATTGGCTGATTAAATGGCTGACAGGAAAAGAACCGATGCTGTATGCCAAGAGTTACCGTTGGGATCAGGGTCAACAACCTGACCAGCACATGGCCGTCTCTCAACAGGAAGCTGAAGGCCTTGTCGACTATTTTGAGACACACCTACAGGACCCGCGAGTGAAACCGGGATCCATTGATATGTCGACCTTTAGTAAACAGGAGGCGAAGTTTGGAGAGGAAATCTTCATTCAACATTCCTGCATTGGGTGTCATCAGATTATGGTGGATGGGAAAAAGACGGGAGGCCCGCAAAGCGCCTCGTTCTTTAACTCGGGGAAAAGGCTGAAGGCTGATTGGATTTACCGCTTCAATTCCGATCCCCCTGACTTTGTGCCACACAGCGGAGAGTTTGTCGGGGATGTCAGTGCATTAGGGCTGCGATATGTCACGGGGTTTATTGCAACAAGAGGGAATGAGGACTTCCCCTATTATGAACCGTGGAAGAGCGCCGATTTCAACCACCCGAATATCGAAAACGGAGCCAAAATTTATCAAGAATATTGTGCTCAATGTCATGGGGCGGAGGGCAAAGGGGATGGTCCGGCGGCTTCAGGCTTGGAACCCAAACCGGCAGTGCATGCCAATATTCCCTTTGAAAAAATTCCTCTCGATTATCTGTATAACGTGATCTATTACGGGGGGAAAGCTGTTGGGAAGTCTTCCATGATGCCGTATTGGGGACTGACCATAGGCGGGACTGAAGGCGTATCCGATGTCATTGCGTATTTGAAGACCACGTTTAAGGGTGGCCCAGAGATGGCCGGCACGACTTCATCATCTGGTGGTCCTTTAGGAGTATGTCCACAACCACGCAACACGAAGCAGGCGCCTGGAAAATTTCGTCATATGACCAGTCCGTTACCCGCCTCGCAAGAGCACATCAAGGCGGGAGAAACGCTGTATCACGAAACCGCTCAACCCTTGGCCTGTAAGCAATGTCATGGCGATAAAGGGGACGGACAAGGACCAATGGGCGCGGCGTTGATTCCACATCCACGAAACTTTACCTGTGGAGAAACGATGAAAGATATTTCTGACGGGCAACTGTATTGGATTATCAAAAACGGATCTGCAGGAACCGGCATGATGGCCTTTTCCGGTATGCCAGACAACCAAATCTGGCAGGTGATTCAGTACATCAGAACATTGGCCAGATAA